CCGGTTGGCCAGGGAGACCACCTTGGCTGTGATGGCTTTGGGGTCCTTTTGCCTGATGGAATCCAGAATGATGTCAGTCAGGAAGCGGTGACATTTCTGCGCGTAAAACATCTCTTCCCAGGACAGAGAGAAACTCAGGAAAGTCACTTCTATGGAGGAGAGAGTGGATGTGGCCACATCTGCCATGGCTAGAGCCTTAGAGCCAGCCCGGAGTAAGGGGGAGGTGTAGGGCTTCCAAGGGAGACTGTATCCCTGAAGTACCCTGGGTGGGGGCTCAGGCATCTCCGCAAGGAAGTGCAGGGACAGGCATGGCTCCAGAGCCTTACctcggggctgggggctggctgtGGGTGGCATGTGCCTGAGGTTGTCCATCTGTGTGGTATAGATGATGCTGTCCTCAAAGAACATGCAGGAGCCATCACTACCCACCACGGGGGGGTGGGTCACTTTGAGGATGACCCCTGTGCTGTCCACCTCACTGGCCTCAGGCAGAGACTGCTCAGGGGCAGGACTTTCTGTGAAAACAACATGGGGAGAGGGCTCTCCTTAAGCCACCTCAGAGCCCAAGCAGGGAGGAGACCTCTGGCAACAGACCAGTACAGTCAGTCACAAGTCTTTGCCTCCAGCTTCTCAGAAGTGGTACCCTGGGCTGGTAGGGGCATTTTCTGGCTCTCCTCTCTCCACTACCCTTGAATCACTGCAAGCCAAATCCTGAATTTCAGAACTCCAAGGAACTTTCCAAATCCTCTGTTGAACTAGGACTGGTAGTAAATAGAGCTGATAACAACCCAGCTGGGGACTGGAAATCTTTGTAAAATTATGAGAGGAGCTTCTGTGGGGAGTTGCTGATGCATGTCCACTCTGAAGAATatgcttgagggacttccctggtggcacagtggttaagaatctgcctgccaatgcaggggacacaggtttgatccctgctccgggaagatcccatgtgccacagagcaactaagcccatgtgccacaactaccgcacctgcgctctagagccctcgagccacaactactgaagcgcacgtgcctagagcccgtgccctgcaacaagagaagccaccgcaatgagaagcctacgcactgcaacaaagagtagcccccccttgccacaactagagaaagcccgtgcacaccaacgcagccaaaaataaataaatttattaaaaaaaaaaagaatccgcctgcgcatgcaggggacatgggttcaatccctgttctgggaagatcccacatgccgcagagcagctaagcccgtgcgccacaactactaagcctgtgctctagagccctcaagccacaactactgagcccgcgtgctgcaattcctgaagcccacaggcctagagcccatgctccacaacaagagaagccgccgcaatgagaagcctgcacactgcaattgagagtagcccctgcttgccgcaactagagaaagcccgtgtgcagcaacgaagaccagtgcagccaaaaataaaacaaattaatttttaaaaatatgcttgagAAACCAACTTGGGGCTCACAGGTGGGGCCCAAGAAGACCCCTCCAAGCAGGGCCCAAGCCACTAAAAGGGAAAATGACAGAATACTGTAGGAAGGACTTTGAAGGAGCAGAGGAAACAGTCCATCATAGCAGTTCTCAGCTCACTTCCTGGGCTGCTCCACacttccccaccacacacacacctgtctATTCAGCCCggtccccatataccctcctgTCTTCTGGACTCCTCTCCTTGGATGTCCATCAGTACCTCATATGCAATGTGTCCTCTTCCCCAAGTCCTACTCCTTCTCTTGTCCTTCCTGCCTCAGTAATCATCCACTGCCTTGCAATCACCCAAACCAGAAACCTGCCCCCTGCTTGGCCTGATACTTTCCTGCTTCTTCCAACTGCCTAACTTGTTTCATCTAGCATGATCTTGGCATTTCTAACATGTATTCTCCTGCTGCTGCATTTCCTCTGCCCTGGAACAAACTTTCTAAATGCACACCTGACTGCTTGCTTCCTTGTTTAGAATGCTTCAGTGGCTCTCCACTCCTCTTAGGATCAGAACAAACTGCTAGGTCCTGAACCTGACCCACAAGACCTGTCCTGATTTCCTTATGTCTTCAGCCTTATCTCTTTATCACTTCATGTGAAGCCTGGTCTCCAGCTGCTAGACCCATGACTTGTGTTTCCTCAAGCACCCAAGgtttctccttctttcccctgATGACTCCTCAGCCCCCAACCCTTCTCTGTGCTCCTATCACTTTATAGGCACTTCCTCCCATATGCCTCAAGTAGTTTCTCAAGCCCCCAAGTCATACCAGTGTGCCTGTCATTTCTGGGTCTTCTGCTTGGCATCAGTGAATGCAGAGCTCTAGTCCCCCTTAATCACTGACTCGCTCTGTGGTCTTGGCCAAGGTTTGCCTTCTCTGTTGTAAATGAGAATTAAGTCAAGGATGGGACAGGACTCACCTCTCTCCTTTGGCCTCCGCTTGCCCCAGTCCTTCAAGGTGACAGCTCTTTTCATGGGGAAATATGGCTTAAAGGTTGGCTCTGGCCCCTTGTCTTTGGTTCCAGCTCCAGCCCTTGCCTGTGGGCTTGGGTCCTTCTCTGAGGCTGTGTAATGGCCTTTCCAGGAAGCTGAGGTGCTGGGCTGGGAAACAGCCTCACTTCCTGAGGGGAGCTGCAGGGTGGCTTCCTCCAAGGAGCTGCTCCGGGAGGCTGGCAGTGGCTGGAATTCCCATTGTTTGCAATTGTCCATGTCCCATTCCCTTACCAGGGAGGTGAGTTTTTGCATGGGGGTGACCGGAGGGTCTTTGCTTTCAGATTTCTGTGTGAGGTTGACTGTGGTACACTTCTTCTTGGGAGGACTCTCAGTGTGGGCCCCCCATTGTCTAGGGTTGGCACATAGCCCAGGACGGTGTGAGTATGTGCTGGGATTACCCACCCTCTTGGCATCTCGGCATAGGGACACCTGGATTGTCCGGAAGTACTGCTCAGCCTCCTCTATCTGGCTGGACCTGGCCAGGGTCCCCTTGGCCTTGTTCCGTGGAGTCCTGTCATTGCAGTCTTGGAACTCCATGGGCATGCAAGCTGTGGTCTGGAGAGGGAGGGCACAGCAGCTCTGGGCATTTTGTGCTTCCACATCGAAGCCTTACCCAAGATCTCATAAGCTGGGTCTCTAAGACTTCACTTGCTTATCCAGAACAATCCCATCCCCCACATGGGTCTTACATTTGAGATTTGCTCAGTCTGAGTGGGGGTGGTACAAGCCCAGGGTCCTTTCACACGCCAAAGGGACATATCATCCCAAGCCACATACAGCCAGCATTTCCTTGTGTCTCCCTCAAGGTTCAGAAACCAGTCACTGTGCCAGGAGCCATGTAGGCCCGGCTCTTTCATTTTGCCATACCCCTCAGTAGCCGTCTGCCCTCTGAGCCCTGTGCTGGTGCTCTTTCAGGACAACACCAAACCAAAGAATGCTGGGACTTACTTCTTTGGCATCTCTACTGAACTCCACCAGTGACCCTGGCCCTTCTGTCACCACGTGCAGCCTTCTGATGGGAAAAACTTCTTCATTTCCAGATTCTTTCTCCTGGATCCATGACCTGCAGACTCCAAGAGGGTTTAGTTAGTAAGCAGAAGCTTCCACTAGTCCATCGACCAGTTCTACCCTTTGGCTGGGAGTTAACTCTAGACAGCAGGGGAGAAGGGGCTTTAAAGGGTTTTGCTTAGGTCCCTGCCCAAACCTGGATGGGGGACCATCCAGGATTGGATGGTCTGCTCCACCCCCAAACCCTAAGGAGAACAGGTCCTGCTGGGAGGTGAGACTTAGGACAGGATTCCCAAGAGGAATATAAAGGTTCAAACTTTAGAACATGGTGTCAGGAGCAGTTTCCTTACTTGTATGCCTCAGATTGGATAAGGGCTTCTGAGAGGGATGGGATGTGGTATTCCTCCACCTCCTGGCAGAGGAGGGGCCATTCCCTGCAAATGACAAGGAGATGTCGCACTGGGCATCTGGAGTGGGAGTGTGGGTGGGTTTATAAGCCAACAGAGCTGCTGCCTTGAACAGCAGTTCACATGTTGGAATAATATAAACTCCCTGAAGGCTACAAACTCAAATTTCCTTCTTGAAGAGGGATGGGGTTTCattatatgatttctttccttcactcaCTTAAATTCAGATGGTAAAAATAGTTTTCCAAGTCTCAGGAAGTTGAGAATGTGTCGAAACATTTGGCCATCCCCGTGGATCAGCAGGGTCTGTCCATATGTGATCCAGTACACTCTCTGAGGATTGGACAGCAGTTCTGGATACTGCAAAGGGTTGGACACCAGTCTCTTGTTAGTCTGTTAAAGGGCTACGTCCTTATTAAGGGGCAGGTCAGCCTTCTCTTCGTTTTCCTAACCATTCTAGAGCAGAGGCTTTGGGATTTCCATCTCCCTATCTTGTTGGCCACAAGGAGCCATAATGAGGAGCAGAGCATCTAGGGAGAAGCACATAATCTCTGCTTCAAGTTTTGCTGGCTCCTAGACCACTCTCTTGAGGCATCTGGAACCTCACCCTATGTCCTGCTCAGTCCAGGTGCCTCAGACTGGCCTCATCCCTACCCAAACTCCTAAAGGCCTTCCCAGAATGCTGCTCATACAATAAAAGCACTTTGGGCCATGGAGCAGAGGGAAGGTCCTTGTTTTAATCAAGTGCTGAAGGCTGTGTGAGAGTCAGGTGACAGATTCTTCTCAGCTGCAGAAGCCAAAAGGAGAGGAGGGCAGCCTCAGGCCAGCGGTACCTTCAGCAGGGTCTGCAGGGTGGTTGCATACCAGTGGCTTCCAACATAAACTTTGATGATCTGTTGGGGGGAATACACAGTGATTTCTGCCGTCCACTCCTCATCTAAGGAAACCAATGAGAGGGAACACATCACATGGCCAGAAGGGAAATTAGGTAGGGCATTTTGTCCATTACATGTTAAGACACAATAAGACACAATATCTTCATCAGTCATAGTCTGTTGCCTAGTCTGAGAAGCAGCAGAAATCCCTGACATCAACCTTTTCTgctcctcagggcttccctgtggctCACCATATGGTTTCCTGGGTGTCAAGTTGGGTTTAGAACAGCAGCTTGGAGGGTCAGCTGGTGActctgggttgggggagggccaCCAACCCCAAGGGCACTGCTGTTCTTCCCCTGGCCCACCTCTCCCAAGAAAGCTTGGCTGATGTACCTTTCTATCTACCTTGCTAACTGCTTCTGGTTTCTGGCTGGGTGTGTAATTTTCCACATGGCCACTCAGACCGGAGCTAGGAGTCCCTCTGTATGTCTGTGCTTATGGTTTGGCAAATATCATAGAGCCAGCCTCTCATCAAATCACTGTTACTTCTACAGAGACCAAGCCTCGAGGCATGTCTGGAGAATGGGGCTTTATTCTGGGAAGATGAACTCATGACCCTTTTCCTGGGGTGACTAGATTTAGGCTTTGTTCTGTATTAAGAACCAGTTTCTAATGAGCTTTGTAATGAATGAAGGGTATATAAATAGATGATATAACCAAGAGGTATATAATTAGATTGTGAACCTCATGAAGATAGAAACTGGGTCTGTTTTGCTCTCTTCTGTACCTCTAGTGTTATCTACTGTCCTGGTACATGTTAGCTGCTCAAATAAGTACTGAATGTTGCTGAATGATAGTAATATAGCATAAATTGATCTAAAACACTTTTTGTTAGGAAACAGTTATAGGCAGCTTGTGAAACAACATTGGCTTTAGACTCAGATTTAAATCCCAGCTTGACCACGATCTAGTAATATAAGCAAGTtacctccctgagcctctgctTCTTTTGTTAAATGGACCCAGGGATCATTCTTCCCTGGATGGCTGCGAGGACCAAATGTGCATAGCATCGGCTCCCAGAGCCAGAGCAGGCATGCCCTTGGGGTCCCATGTGGCCCCCCAACTGGGTCAGTCTGCACTGCTCAGCCTGGACTACTTGAGGCTACCTGTgggcttggggtggggaggggtcacCTAAAATGAAAGTTTCCTTTTAGGCGAAACCCACAGATGTAAGACTAgctttccttttctgttccatCTACAGTTCCTGGTTCTAGCCAGCCTTATCTTTCCTCTGTGATCCACTAGACCCTCCTCTGATGTTGAATTCAAACTGAGAAGCTTctttatttactgagcacatccATGGGTGCCAGAGTCCTCGGCTCCAGATGAGTCTTCAGAGCCGCTTTCATTGGCTCATAGGTGATGTCCCTCTTGTCCAGAAAGGCACAGAGCTCGTATACCTCAGAAATGGTCTCAGTCAGGGGCAGCCGGCAAGTCCCCAGCCAGTTCCTGCGCAGAGGAAAGGCCTGTCACAGAAAGCCTCAGCACTGCACCCCAAGGGAGTCCAGCCTGTCAACCTTCCATGTCTAGAATGTCTTGCCCTTACACTAGCTCAAGCCTGTGGCCACTAACATCATTTCCTTAAATGGTTTCTGGTGATGTCTCATAGGGGGGTATACTTGGACACATAGGCTCACCCTTTTGGAGCTGAGCTTGACCTATTTCAGCAAAGCCCTCTAAATTGACTAATTGCAAGCCTCCAAACCCAGTCTCAGGTTCCAGAATCCAGGCCAGGGCCCAGTCACTCCATTTTTGCCCCCATAAATATCTGCCCAAGACATCTCAGTCACTGTGTGGCAGCCTGTCACGGTTTGGGAGATTAATGATACCTTGTATGCCAAGGAAACCCCCCACCTCCAAAGGTACTTATCTTTGCCCTCTGTGCCCTGTGACATCAGGGGTGggacatctctgggagagatGGATGGTGTGGGCCACAAATGACAGTTTTGGGGTAAGACACTGTTTGGAGTTGGCTGACCCTCTCCCCAGGTGCTCAGGAAAACCCACTTCTATCTTTAGTTTTGGTACCAGTGTATTTTGTGAGCCTAAGGGAGTTGCTCTACTCTGAACCTGTTTACCTTTCTATAAAACaggattaggggcttccctggtggagcagtggttaagaatctgcctgccaattcaggggacacgggtttgagccctggtctgggaaaatcccacatgccgcggagcaactaagcccgtgcatcacaactactgagcctgtgctctagagcccgtgagccacaactactgaagcccgtgcgcgtAGAGcaggtgctccacaacaagagaaggcaccgcaatgagaagcccatgtactgcaacgaagagtagccccctctcgccacaactagagaaagcccgcgcacagcaacgaagacccaacgcagctcaTCCCGCAAGGCAGAGGCCAGGTatcgcctcctccaggaagcctgccttgCCTTGCTTCTTGGGGGGCTCACCCCTGGCTCTGACTTTCTGTGTGTCAGTGAGCCTCCCAAGGGTTGTGGGGAGGACCTTTGAAGGAGGGGGACTATCCAGCACCCTAAGTGTTGTGATTGGCCTGGTCACCTCAGACCTAGCACAGGGCTAGAACCAGAGCAATGGATTACAGAGGATGGAAATATGAAACAGTGTGAGACCTTTGAACCTTGGGAACCTTATACCTTGGCACTCGGCCTCTCCTCTGAGGCCCAAATTTGGTGGCGCTGGTGTGGGTAGTGGGAGTGGCTAAAATGATCAGTTTGTCCCCAAGGATACTATCTCTGGCTCATGGGCAGGGCCCCAGGTTGGTTCCTCGAGAAAGGTAAAGCTCAGCTTGAGTGGGACCAAGCTGTGCTCTGAGGAGGGCCTTACTTAACGTGCTGGAAGAGGACCCCGTTCCCAGTGATGTACAGTCTACTTCCATCCAGAGTGCTCTCGATGCGGAGCTGTCCCAGTGCGGAGTCTGGGTACTTGACAAGCAGACCCAGGGCCATCATGTACAGTGGCTTCACAGACTCTAGGCCTGCTGCGCGACCCCCCTTCCCAGGGCTTGGAGGAGGACAGGAGGTCCGGGAACAGCCACCTGTGCCAGAGAGAAAGGGGTGACTCCTAGATCCCTCATGGTCATAACTGTATTGGCAGCTTTGGCTCTTGCTTCCTACTGCCTTAAATCAGTAACTAAAGAGACTTTGAGGGAGCTTATTTCCTTGCACAGCCAAATCTGGATCTGCTCGAAATCAGTATAGTTTTTCTTATATTCAGTCAGGTTTAGAAGTCAAAACTATTTGTTGAGAGGCGGGGTGGGAATGGGGGGTAGATTAATTAGCTGTATCActaacatttgaatttcagaatgACAGCCATCTggccccagcctctgcaggaATTTCCCTTAGTTCCAAGCTCTGCTCTAATTATCCATGCATAAAGAATGACAACCATAGCATAGAACCTAATGTGCATTACAGGCTTCCTGGATTCACAGTCCGTATCACTCTTGGGCAGAATTTTCCCCGGAGACACACTGTGTAGTGTTACTTTCAGGTTGGATATTTGTATTGCTGGCTCATGGGTGAAACCTTGATTCTCCTGCAGTGGGCACAGTGCACAGTCTACAGGACCCTGTTCCAGTGGCAACAGTGGGCCAGTGGCAAGCTGCCAGGTGATTTTCATGGGTCATCTCCAACCCTACAAAAGGGGTAGTACTCTCCTCttatcacagatgaggaaactgtgtcCTGAGAGGCCAGTTAAGAACCTTGCCCCAAATAGCAAAGCTAGGtggggcagagctgagatttgagagCACCTCTACCTCCAAGGCTACGAGAGCTGTTTCCCTTAGTTATGGTGctttataaaagacaaaaaacatgCTTTGTGTTTGGGGGCTGCTTTATGGCTTACAGAGCCCGTCCACAGACATGCTTCCCTTCCAACTTCACATAGCTCTTGTGCAGCATGCACCGCTCTGCTCATCTCTCTGACCCATGTTCTCTGAAGGAACAGAAGTCTTTGGGGGAGAGGGGTTTGAACTTACACCCTTTGAAGTGGGTTGTAAGATCCTAAGACAGGCTCCTGAGGCCTGCAGCAGGATGCCACTACCCCCAAATAGGATAGGACTCCACTTGCCTGGGGAGGAGTCTGGGAGAGCTGGCCTAAAAGTAGGGAAAGTCTGATTCCCATGGAATAAATATCTGGTGACATGCAGGCCAAACTTCACGTGTGCAAGACAGTTCTATATATTCTCAGAATGCCAGCTGAGGCCACACTAAGGTAGCTAGCTCCTGCAACATGCACAGTAGCTTCCATAGACATGCAGGATTTGGGAAATGGGATggttaaatgcaaataaaaaatatgaggATCAAATTGGAATGAGGTTGGGCAGGGAACTGGAAGGCCTGGACCAGGGTCAGGAAGTGTCAGGAGCAGGCAGAAATAGGCACAGCAGCCAGGGATTTGAAGTAGGGGGCAGAAAGGaactggggtgtgtgtgggaTAACTGAAGTCCTATGGGGAATTTCCCACGCCCTCCAGCTATGCCTGGGAAAGGAAGGATGGGAGTGGCAGGTAGGAGTTAGTTACACGTTCCCAGTTGCTTGACACATCCACAAGGAGGGCAGACCTCCCCTGACCTTGGGAAGCCGGGCCTCAGGCCCCACTTCCCTCCCCTGGACACTCTGGCCCGTTTTCCCCACCCAGGCTGGGCTGAGCTACCTACAGGTCAGTGGCAAGACTGAGCAGACAGAGGGCACACTGGGTTTCAGAATGAAAATTCCCTTCTCAGATTCTAAGTCAGCCAAAACACCCACTTCTCTCACCATCACCCAAAGCCCAGAGTGGTTGCAGGAGGGAAGATGTTTGGTTTTGGCTTTTCTGGCTAAAGCCCAGACTGCCCCAGGATGTCAAGGGGAGGGCAAGGTTCCCCTGGTGACATACCCGTGTTCATTCGGTACAACCTCACAGCTTCACTGAGCTCAGGGATTTCCAGAATTTCCACTTCTGCTTCTAACACATCTATGTTGGAGAAATTATCTGGTAGTAAAATCTTCTGTGAGCGGAGAAAATTAACttgaaaaacaaagggaaacaaaATGGGTTAACAAGGTTATTTCTGATCTAAGTGTAGGTCCAGGTTTTGGCACGTTTTTGGTGCTACAACTTATCCTAGGCGCTCCTTATTCCCAAACAATTTCCAAACATACCTGGTTAGATTAGCTTTCAGTCTGTGGTTTTCAAGGTGAAAAACCCCAAATTACTTTGTTTTCCTGTGTCTGAGTCCGTGGGTGTGGCTTCCCATGGCCTGGCCTGGGGCTCCCAAGCCAGGCCTTTCTGGTGAGCACACTGGCCCTGAGACTTACCCTGTGAGTCTTGACCCAAGAGCAGGTCATTCCAAAAGAGGGAGTTGTCTTGCCACTTAGAGAGGAAGGGCCTGGCCGAGCCTGGGTTGGCAGGTGGCTCTTGCAGTTTGTCCCTGCCTGAACTGCGGTGTAGGAGGCAGAGATGGAGCCAATGCTACTGTCCGGTGTGAATCAACTTGGAGGTTCAGAAGCACATTATAGACAACTTTCCAGGTGACTGTGACTATGAAAGGCTGGGGTTCCGGGCATTTGGTACCCAGTACAATTTGGGTGTTTCCTGCCCTATTCATATAGGCAGCAGCAGCATCTTGGAATCAGTTCAGTTCACACCCCACCAGAGCCCAGAGCCTGTCCTGGTGGAGGAGGGAGGCTCTCTTCTGTCCAGGCTTGAAGATCTCATCCCTTCTTAGGCCACTAGCTCAGGTGGACAATTCTACAATGATTCTGGGGAACCTTTCACCATCCACCCTTCTTCCTTTTTATCCTGAGTTTAGTGGAAGTGAGAGGAGGAAGGGACCATCCTTTGAAACAACCCTATTCCCTCATTTTATGGTGAGAGAAACTGAGGTCTAGAGCCCAGCTGGATACATAAAGGCAGAGAGATAAGTAGTTTGGAGTCCAGCTCAGAGTCTTGCCCTTTACACCAACTCCTGTGGCCCCTGACACCACTGCAGCTTGTTTCTAGTGCCCCTTTACACCCAGGCCATTCCAAAATGAACAGGGAATAAAATAGCCCTGAGGCTAGTGGGAGTCTAATGCTGGGAATCCATTtgcttccaggaaggctctgtcaTGCTTCCACCAGCTCTGCCCAGGGAAGCTCCTGAGGCCCTAAGCCCCAAGACGGGCCTCCAAGGGGTGTGGGGTTAGGAGGGGTGGATGGGTCCTATCAGCCTGccgccacaccccctcccccctccctcccctcccccaacccccccggATAGAACAATCACCAATGAAGCGGAACTCGCTGCACTCGCACTCGATGAGGGCCACGGTCTTAGCCAGCCACAGCAGATTGTCTTCAGTTACCAGGCTTGGATACTTGGCTACTAGGTCTAGGGGCAGGAAGCAGTAGTGCACTTCTTCTTCTGTGTCTAACAGTGGTGTATCCATAAGTCCCAAAGGTGCCTTATCATGTAGGCCTGGAGGAGAACATGCAGAGAGGCGTCACCACCTCCCAGAGGCCGGGGCTCTCAGAATTGGGCAGGGCTCTCACTGACCCAGGGGCCCCAGAGGAAGCTGAAGAGATCACCCCAGAGACAGTCCCTGCCAGATGCCTCCTTCTTCTCAGTCACTCTTTTCAGATGCAACCCTAGGTTTGGAAGAGGTGTGGTGGGGAGCAGGGCGTGGAAATCTAGTTTTTCTGCAGTGAAGGGCAGTGGGAAGTGTGAAATTTTGGCTTATATACTCAGTCATTAAATTCATACTGGTtacctatttgtttctttttaattgatcAAACCAACCACAGATAAAATTGATGACCTACAGATAAAATAGATCCTTTTGACTCTCCCGGAAGCTCAAAACCCATCAACAATCATGAATGGCTATTCTGGTGTCCCAGGTAGGTCGATCTATGCTGCAAGGTGCCTACCAGACAGTGATCATTTGGAGACATTCCTTGTGTGGTGGTTAGAGGTGACTTGAAAGTATGGTGGAGTGCCCTGACCAATAGGACGGGGTGGAATGCAGCCCAGCCTTGCCCAAGTGAAACCAGCAGGCAGGGGAATGAACATGGAGAAGGATGTTTAGTTCCAGTGAGTAAGAAGTCATGGAGAGGGCATGTGGCAGGTACAAGCTCAAAGGAGATGACAGGAAGGTAGAGAAATCGTCCAGAACTAGTTCAGAAATCAGGGCACTCTCTGGATTGAAGCCACTTCTGTTAGAGTGAGAAGGGAAGCTGGTCTGGGCTTCAGAAAAGGTCAGCCTGTGGTTATACCTGTGAAGGCTGGGCTTTTTATAGGAAATTCTGAGGGTTTGCTGATACACTTCCATGTTCGCCAGTAGTTCAAAGATGCTCTCTCGGCAACAGGTACGTCTGCAGGCCTCACACGTAGATGGTGTTTCCCTTCCTTCAGATTATCTAGAGTCTGTGAGATAAAGAAGATTAttgctttgaaaattttaaaccaAGTAACTATCTACCAATTCTAGGGTAAAATACCAGGAAAAATAGTTTGTGACTTACTTTGGAAAAGTGTTTTGAAATAGTCactcacaaaaatgtaaaaatgtaggTCTATAAGATGATATGCTGATATTCAAAATATcactatttcttttctgattttgaaatgattttttctGGATTATAATTTTATGTTGATTGATAGAAATTTATCTTATGCAATCTTAAgagtaatttatatttaataattaaaaacttgAGAGTTTCTGCTATCATTTCTCCTCAAGAGTTCAGAAACCCTTTTGGCCTGTTATAATTGTGATCTGCTTATTGTTTGTGCTCATCCTAATCCTGGAATGTGATTTAAGTAGGGAAATGGAGGTGGCACTGAACATCAcacttttcaaagcacttttacCTACATTTGCTCATTTACCCTGACACAGTTCTGTGAGATAGATGTGGTGTTTGCAATCCCACTTCGCCGATGAGACAGTTGCAGTCAAAGGATTTGTGAGTTGCCCAAGCAGTCTTCTAAGTCCAGAGCTTCTCCACTTGAAGGAGCAGGTGACCAGGGGTGGGCTGAGGCTGGAATGGAGCACCCCAGCTAGGTTGGGCTGAAGCCCAGGGTAGAGTCTTCGTGCTGCCCACATTCAGGGACCTACCCTCCCTAAAAAGTCCTGCACAGGGTGCAGATTACCATAACATCAAGCCCATTTTTTCTGTCCCTTCCTTAGAAGAAAATAGTATTTTCCCAAGCAATTTTTGGAAATAGCTGGAAAAGTAGTTCTCTAAAG
Above is a genomic segment from Kogia breviceps isolate mKogBre1 chromosome 18, mKogBre1 haplotype 1, whole genome shotgun sequence containing:
- the KCTD19 gene encoding BTB/POZ domain-containing protein KCTD19 isoform X14, with protein sequence MEEPGMPHESAEDLFHFNVGGWHFSVPRSKLAQFPDSLLWKEASVLTSSESQRLFIDRDGSTFRHVHYYLYTSKLSFSSCAELNLLYEQALGLQLMPLLQTLDNLKEGKHHLRVRPADVPVAERASLNYWRTWKCISKPSEFPIKSPAFTGLHDKAPLGLMDTPLLDTEEEVHYCFLPLDLVAKYPSLVTEDNLLWLAKTVALIECECSEFRFIVNFLRSQKILLPDNFSNIDVLEAEVEILEIPELSEAVRLYRMNTGGCSRTSCPPPSPGKGGRAAGLESVKPLYMMALGLLVKYPDSALGQLRIESTLDGSRLYITGNGVLFQHVKNWLGTCRLPLTETISEVYELCAFLDKRDITYEPMKAALKTHLEPRTLAPMDVLNEEWTAEITVYSPQQIIKVYVGSHWYATTLQTLLKYPELLSNPQRVYWITYGQTLLIHGDGQMFRHILNFLRLGKLFLPSEFKSWIQEKESGNEEVFPIRRLHVVTEGPGSLVEFSRDAKETTACMPMEFQDCNDRTPRNKAKGTLARSSQIEEAEQYFRTIQVSLCRDAKRVGNPSTYSHRPGLCANPRQWGAHTESPPKKKCTTVNLTQKSESKDPPVTPMQKLTSLVREWDMDNCKQWEFQPLPASRSSSLEEATLQLPSGSEAVSQPSTSASWKGHYTASEKDPSPQARAGAGTKDKGPEPTFKPYFPMKRAVTLKDWGKRRPKERAHAAFRQEIWPLCGPAHPEGPVEVCLLLSPEQVFTR